Proteins found in one Terribacillus sp. DMT04 genomic segment:
- a CDS encoding alpha/beta fold hydrolase gives MSNYITVKNKKIYYESHGDAHLPVCLYLHGGPGAGSYDFIEHQGQELSKFLKIIAIDQRGVLRSDPINDEEPFGIHDLIDDCESIRDQLGIEKWGIIGHSVGGYLAVQYQLKYPEKVTYLLLECPTLDLGSSARSLIAGALQEYERLGKYEKINEYYAASSIRDTEKVWGICIEVLIDLDEYKDNLYVHGEDKHFFDYLVENSGIPQENWERAYNHQQKLYQEGKIFESLLPQLDSVTCPMLLIKGEYDWVTSKNQLTAFANGQANRKIVMFSQSGNFPRFEEPEKYVRVIREFIT, from the coding sequence GTGTCTAACTATATAACAGTTAAAAATAAGAAAATCTATTATGAGAGCCATGGTGATGCCCATCTACCTGTATGTTTGTATTTACACGGCGGACCAGGAGCTGGTTCCTATGATTTTATTGAACATCAAGGTCAAGAGCTTTCAAAATTTCTGAAGATAATTGCAATTGATCAAAGAGGGGTGTTACGTTCGGATCCAATTAATGATGAAGAGCCGTTCGGAATTCATGATTTAATAGATGATTGCGAATCTATCCGTGACCAACTTGGTATAGAAAAGTGGGGAATCATTGGTCATTCAGTTGGTGGTTATTTGGCTGTGCAATATCAATTGAAATATCCTGAGAAGGTGACATATCTTTTGTTGGAATGTCCAACGCTTGATCTGGGAAGTTCTGCTCGCTCACTAATTGCAGGAGCGCTTCAGGAGTACGAACGATTAGGAAAATATGAAAAGATCAATGAATACTATGCTGCTTCAAGTATAAGAGATACTGAAAAAGTTTGGGGAATATGTATAGAGGTTCTTATTGATTTGGATGAATATAAAGACAATTTGTATGTCCACGGGGAAGATAAACATTTTTTTGATTATCTTGTTGAAAACTCTGGTATTCCACAAGAAAATTGGGAACGGGCATATAATCATCAACAAAAGCTCTATCAAGAAGGGAAAATATTTGAATCTTTGTTACCGCAACTCGATTCTGTTACTTGTCCGATGCTACTAATTAAAGGTGAATATGATTGGGTAACCAGTAAAAATCAACTGACTGCATTTGCAAATGGTCAGGCCAACCGTAAGATAGTTATGTTTAGTCAAAGCGGAAATTTTCCGAGGTTCGAGGAACCTGAAAAGTATGTAAGGGTAATACGAGAATTCATAACTTAA
- a CDS encoding nucleotidyltransferase: MTQIKNIGRFCPNDDAGYIINEANQTKIASAYSDLIEKVILTYKRKLGSSLHSIYLRGSIPRGLGILGVSDLDTICITKDRMKDTDLAWISKAEEELNNSFPCVSGIEMSVYSIEDVCDTQSFSIIPFMIKTHSVCVLGEDVSSLLPSYKADKTLANHHIVHLKGQIEQARMELQNNEDKEDVLDCCSWIMKIIVRAGLAFVLDYEKHYTRDLYPAYEVFAKHYPQYKANMSQALEYAINPVSDWKQLVAFLDELEERLVREADKWLLHHNPHRVRNMKLHS, from the coding sequence TTGACACAAATTAAAAATATTGGCCGCTTTTGCCCAAATGATGATGCCGGTTACATCATAAACGAAGCAAACCAAACGAAAATTGCATCTGCTTATAGCGATTTAATTGAGAAGGTTATACTTACTTATAAACGCAAGCTTGGTTCAAGTTTGCACAGTATCTACCTACGAGGCTCTATTCCGCGCGGTCTGGGGATTTTAGGAGTTTCTGATTTGGATACAATTTGTATCACAAAGGACCGAATGAAAGATACAGATTTAGCTTGGATTAGCAAAGCGGAAGAAGAATTAAATAACAGCTTCCCATGTGTGAGCGGTATTGAAATGAGTGTTTATTCAATCGAGGATGTTTGCGATACACAATCTTTCTCCATCATACCGTTTATGATCAAGACACATAGCGTATGCGTATTAGGTGAAGATGTCAGTTCTCTTCTACCATCTTACAAAGCGGATAAGACGCTGGCTAATCACCATATTGTCCACTTAAAGGGTCAAATCGAACAAGCGAGAATGGAACTTCAAAATAATGAAGATAAGGAGGATGTTTTAGATTGCTGCAGCTGGATTATGAAGATTATTGTCCGAGCTGGCCTTGCTTTCGTACTGGACTATGAAAAACATTACACGCGAGATTTATACCCTGCTTATGAAGTATTTGCTAAACACTATCCGCAGTACAAAGCCAATATGAGTCAAGCACTAGAATATGCAATTAATCCTGTTTCAGATTGGAAGCAATTAGTGGCTTTTCTAGATGAGTTGGAAGAACGGCTGGTTAGAGAAGCTGACAAATGGCTGTTGCATCATAACCCGCACAGAGTAAGAAACATGAAACTGCACTCCTAA
- a CDS encoding flavoprotein → MEDFHVFINHYLAKWKAADVEFIENLIDDTFQGMEVRDGSISSYGKESSVTGWKQAFAYFKDKKMEWVLTPISILPLNEKDIMAIIKATMTLDGKLIKTSNLFFQTFTMKNGKWRLIRSYEETGVTNL, encoded by the coding sequence ATGGAAGATTTTCATGTTTTTATTAATCACTATCTAGCCAAATGGAAAGCAGCGGATGTTGAATTTATCGAGAATTTAATTGATGATACATTTCAAGGAATGGAAGTGCGAGATGGAAGTATTTCTAGTTACGGAAAGGAATCATCAGTAACAGGATGGAAACAAGCTTTTGCTTATTTTAAAGATAAAAAGATGGAATGGGTTCTCACCCCGATATCCATCCTGCCTCTCAATGAAAAAGATATAATGGCGATTATCAAAGCAACAATGACTCTTGACGGAAAACTAATCAAAACCTCAAATCTATTCTTTCAAACGTTCACAATGAAAAATGGCAAATGGAGGCTGATACGCTCGTATGAAGAAACAGGTGTTACTAATCTATAA
- a CDS encoding DUF6792 domain-containing protein — translation MSLDKITSTNVWMRLTNTEYDNLKPDELEVKFKSIYLEETGELFEGKVKIYHSSDSKNTSNLESGYDGTSLLISEGGEEKLYVINQGSVDGADWSENIKGPFAGKSTKQAEATKVFVDDSKNHFGIKDDTEVVSFGHSLGNHNSTITGIVDDTFDEIYGVNGLQLPPLEVYDYDPTFFEAVNQHFGIKNPDDVTKIPSNDLAEFTKDYYKDSPVKIHQKISKDDPLFAVTEKAGFVTFGDVDMIDTNPEVDGIKNLVDDIPDDVIASFRDLAIDYSVADNKGGVNEVASQLLGVKLEYLEGIKGNMDILQWYAFDHDEFDETIKALKDNLPPLLEKVSVITQNADTIFGRLYEEGYITEDQKNIIIKEVAILEKDLSEAYAAIYENADINENLNELSLYGDYRLYKAFQKLKSSFTGSIENILNSGILERLESIKDSHSINEMLNALAGGSKSYSGKDLIYTSTSASGEPIEVNMSAALRLYREGALIFEDKMSAIAKLEKTVHEEIQLAFKEERKKVLDEIYHIESNPKGYAYSRGWMHRYPLYEVESLKVMDNVFPLEKADLDAQIYEMKSSVDSGYKLIEDYRKAVEDLFAEEEKLSQMFDLVRGI, via the coding sequence ATGTCATTGGATAAAATCACATCAACTAATGTGTGGATGCGACTTACAAATACAGAGTACGACAATCTGAAACCTGATGAATTAGAGGTGAAATTTAAATCTATTTATTTAGAAGAAACAGGCGAACTTTTTGAGGGAAAGGTCAAAATTTATCATTCATCTGACTCAAAAAATACATCTAATCTTGAGTCGGGTTATGATGGCACCTCACTTTTAATATCTGAAGGTGGAGAAGAAAAGCTATATGTGATAAACCAAGGTTCTGTAGATGGAGCTGATTGGAGTGAAAATATAAAAGGGCCGTTTGCAGGAAAATCTACAAAACAAGCTGAAGCAACAAAAGTTTTTGTAGATGATTCTAAGAATCACTTTGGCATAAAAGATGATACAGAAGTTGTTTCTTTTGGTCATTCACTGGGAAACCATAACAGTACAATCACTGGTATTGTAGATGATACATTTGATGAAATATATGGAGTTAACGGGCTTCAACTACCTCCACTCGAAGTATATGATTATGACCCAACTTTTTTTGAAGCAGTTAATCAACACTTCGGAATTAAAAATCCTGATGATGTAACTAAAATACCTTCTAATGATCTCGCCGAATTTACAAAAGACTATTACAAAGATTCTCCAGTAAAAATTCATCAAAAAATCTCCAAGGATGATCCGCTGTTTGCTGTTACAGAGAAAGCCGGATTTGTTACATTTGGCGATGTAGATATGATAGATACGAATCCGGAAGTTGACGGAATTAAAAATCTCGTTGATGATATCCCGGATGATGTAATAGCAAGCTTCAGAGACCTGGCGATTGATTATTCAGTTGCTGATAATAAAGGCGGCGTAAATGAAGTTGCTTCTCAGCTTCTTGGAGTAAAGTTAGAGTACCTCGAAGGAATTAAAGGTAATATGGACATTTTACAATGGTACGCATTCGATCACGATGAATTTGATGAGACAATAAAGGCATTAAAAGATAACTTACCTCCATTATTAGAAAAGGTAAGTGTAATAACCCAAAATGCTGACACTATATTCGGCCGGCTTTATGAAGAAGGATATATAACAGAAGACCAAAAAAATATAATAATAAAAGAAGTTGCCATCTTAGAAAAAGATTTATCCGAGGCGTATGCTGCTATTTATGAAAATGCAGACATAAACGAAAATCTTAATGAGTTGTCTCTGTACGGTGACTATCGCTTGTATAAAGCATTTCAGAAACTTAAGAGTTCATTTACGGGTTCAATTGAAAATATTCTAAACAGTGGAATTTTAGAAAGGCTGGAATCCATTAAGGATAGCCACAGTATTAATGAAATGCTTAATGCTTTGGCTGGCGGCAGTAAAAGCTATTCGGGGAAAGACTTAATTTATACTTCTACCAGTGCCAGCGGGGAACCAATTGAAGTAAATATGTCAGCTGCTTTAAGGTTATACCGCGAAGGTGCGTTAATATTTGAGGACAAGATGTCTGCCATTGCAAAACTGGAAAAAACCGTTCACGAAGAAATACAGTTAGCTTTCAAGGAAGAACGAAAAAAAGTACTCGACGAAATATATCACATCGAAAGTAATCCCAAAGGGTACGCATACAGTCGAGGTTGGATGCACAGATATCCCCTTTATGAAGTTGAATCGCTAAAGGTGATGGATAACGTGTTTCCGCTAGAAAAAGCTGATTTGGATGCACAGATATATGAAATGAAGTCGAGTGTGGATAGCGGCTATAAGCTCATAGAAGACTATAGAAAAGCTGTAGAAGATTTATTTGCGGAAGAGGAAAAGCTATCACAAATGTTTGATTTGGTAAGGGGGATCTAA
- a CDS encoding serine hydrolase, with translation MKTLNTNIQYLMEDYSVTGLSIATIDDGTISSTECFGLLEAETDKSVKSNSIFSACSISKFLTSLLVMKLTEQRILDLDENVNEKLTSWKVPHSELNKNKKVTLRNLLSHQSGIMDPEGSFLELNSRIDPPSIVEILEGRTPYCKEPIEIKYEPGSTFEYSDAGFCIIQLLIEDVTGKPFNEVMNEHIFLPLNMENSTFELPTSEVTNYFSCGHHKNGKLVNGKFPIYPYPAASGLWSTPKDLALLVIEVMNSLNGESKLELSVSKAMEVINPQGCKEWTGLGVFLDKTDKGIEISSLGWGVGFQCMMVAYPYLKTGLVVMTNTDLGVHQLKGIIGKVYNAYPF, from the coding sequence ATGAAAACACTAAATACCAACATACAATATCTTATGGAAGATTATAGTGTAACTGGATTAAGCATCGCAACCATTGATGATGGTACCATAAGTAGTACAGAATGCTTCGGCTTACTCGAAGCAGAAACAGATAAAAGTGTGAAAAGTAATTCTATATTTAGTGCTTGTTCAATCAGTAAATTTTTGACCTCACTACTGGTGATGAAATTGACCGAACAAAGAATCCTGGATTTAGATGAGAATGTAAATGAAAAACTAACATCATGGAAGGTTCCTCATAGTGAACTAAATAAAAATAAGAAAGTTACCTTAAGAAATTTACTTAGTCACCAATCTGGTATTATGGACCCCGAAGGAAGTTTCCTAGAACTCAATTCCAGGATAGATCCTCCCTCAATAGTCGAAATATTAGAAGGAAGAACACCCTATTGTAAAGAACCTATTGAAATTAAGTATGAACCTGGGAGCACCTTTGAATATTCAGACGCAGGTTTTTGCATTATACAGCTTCTGATTGAAGACGTTACTGGGAAACCTTTTAATGAAGTAATGAATGAACATATCTTTTTACCATTAAATATGGAGAATAGCACATTTGAACTTCCAACATCAGAAGTAACAAACTATTTCTCTTGCGGTCACCACAAAAATGGAAAATTAGTAAATGGAAAATTTCCAATCTATCCATATCCAGCAGCTTCTGGGTTATGGTCAACGCCTAAAGATTTAGCTCTTTTGGTTATTGAAGTAATGAATTCTTTAAACGGTGAAAGTAAGCTTGAGCTATCAGTAAGTAAGGCAATGGAAGTTATTAATCCTCAAGGTTGTAAGGAGTGGACTGGGCTAGGAGTTTTTCTGGATAAAACCGATAAAGGAATTGAAATTTCATCTCTTGGTTGGGGTGTTGGTTTCCAATGTATGATGGTGGCTTATCCTTATTTAAAAACAGGATTAGTCGTAATGACAAATACCGATCTAGGTGTTCATCAATTAAAAGGTATCATTGGGAAAGTCTATAATGCTTATCCCTTTTGA
- a CDS encoding aldo/keto reductase, with product MDYQYLGKSGLRVSRLCLGTMNFGTATDEKEAFRIMDAALDAGINFFDTANVYGGENAGLTETIIGKWFKQGGGRREKIVLGTKVYGSMHDILDGPNDQSGLSAYKIRRHLEASLDRLQTDHVELYQMHHIDPAVTWEELWGAFEVGISQGKIGYVGSSNFAAWQLAVAQGAAKNRHFLGIVSEQHKYNLNCRYAELEVLPAAKQLGIGIITWSPLDGGLLGRNALKILPGSRSGDIAEKINSQRAQLEQFKSLCEELGKSQDTISLAWQLANPAITAPIIGPRTAEQLESAFAALETHLDQAALQRLDEIFPGPGGPAPQAYAW from the coding sequence ATGGACTATCAATACCTTGGTAAATCTGGTTTAAGAGTGAGCAGGCTGTGTTTAGGCACAATGAATTTTGGTACTGCTACAGACGAAAAGGAAGCATTTCGTATTATGGATGCGGCACTTGATGCTGGCATCAATTTCTTTGATACGGCCAATGTTTATGGTGGTGAAAATGCTGGTCTGACGGAAACCATTATCGGCAAATGGTTTAAGCAAGGTGGAGGAAGGAGAGAGAAAATAGTGCTTGGTACAAAAGTTTACGGGTCCATGCATGATATTTTAGATGGTCCGAATGATCAATCGGGATTGTCAGCATATAAGATACGGCGACATCTTGAAGCATCGCTTGATCGCTTGCAAACGGATCATGTCGAGCTGTACCAGATGCACCACATTGATCCTGCCGTCACTTGGGAAGAGTTATGGGGGGCATTCGAAGTAGGTATCAGCCAAGGGAAAATCGGATATGTTGGTTCTAGTAATTTTGCAGCTTGGCAGCTTGCAGTGGCACAAGGTGCTGCTAAAAACCGTCATTTTCTCGGTATCGTATCCGAGCAGCATAAGTATAATTTGAACTGTCGGTATGCTGAATTAGAAGTACTTCCCGCAGCAAAACAACTCGGTATTGGGATTATCACATGGAGTCCGCTGGATGGAGGGCTGCTTGGCCGAAATGCGCTCAAGATATTGCCTGGAAGCCGCAGTGGGGATATTGCTGAAAAGATAAACTCGCAGCGGGCACAATTGGAACAATTCAAGAGTCTGTGTGAAGAGTTAGGAAAATCCCAAGATACTATTTCTTTAGCATGGCAGCTTGCTAATCCCGCAATAACAGCGCCGATTATCGGACCGCGTACGGCGGAACAGCTCGAGAGCGCCTTTGCTGCGCTTGAAACGCATCTAGATCAAGCTGCTTTACAACGATTGGATGAGATTTTCCCAGGTCCAGGAGGTCCCGCACCGCAAGCGTATGCTTGGTAA
- a CDS encoding NADH:flavin oxidoreductase/NADH oxidase: MENLFSTYKIKNLELKNRVVMPPMCQYSVEKKDGIANEWHYQHYVSRAVGGTGLIIVEMTDVEPDGRITDYDLGLWSDEQVPALTRIVDAVHSHGAKVAIQIAHAGRKAEDAAEPVAPSAIPFDENSKTPRALATDEVKGMVEKFRLAVRRAVKAGFDAIEIHGAHGYLIHQFHSPLTNKRDDEYGQDLTKFGREVIEAAKAEMPADMPLIMRISAKEYVEGGYGIEESIEFAKAYKEAGADVFDISSGGEGQIAAWGRPGTHAAYQVPLARQIKEALQVPVMAVGRLDDPTLANAVIGNEEADLVQVGRGMLRNPYWTLEAAKQLRKETDVPKQYEAGF; this comes from the coding sequence ATGGAAAATTTGTTTAGTACATACAAAATAAAGAATCTGGAATTGAAAAACAGAGTTGTTATGCCGCCGATGTGTCAATATTCCGTTGAAAAGAAAGACGGTATCGCGAATGAGTGGCATTATCAGCATTATGTCAGCCGAGCAGTTGGCGGAACAGGATTAATTATCGTAGAGATGACAGATGTAGAGCCTGACGGACGAATTACGGATTATGATTTAGGTTTATGGTCGGATGAGCAAGTCCCAGCTCTGACAAGAATTGTTGACGCAGTGCACAGTCATGGCGCTAAAGTTGCTATTCAAATTGCACATGCTGGACGTAAAGCAGAGGATGCAGCAGAGCCAGTAGCTCCGTCTGCGATTCCGTTTGATGAGAACTCAAAAACACCTCGAGCACTTGCAACGGACGAAGTGAAAGGAATGGTAGAAAAATTCCGTTTGGCAGTAAGACGTGCCGTAAAAGCGGGGTTTGATGCAATTGAAATTCATGGTGCACACGGCTACCTAATCCACCAGTTCCATTCTCCGCTTACGAACAAGCGTGATGATGAATATGGTCAAGATTTAACGAAATTCGGCCGTGAAGTTATTGAGGCAGCCAAAGCGGAAATGCCAGCTGATATGCCGTTAATTATGCGAATCTCCGCAAAAGAATATGTGGAAGGCGGGTATGGTATTGAGGAAAGTATCGAGTTCGCCAAAGCATATAAAGAAGCAGGAGCAGATGTGTTTGATATTTCTTCTGGCGGTGAAGGCCAGATCGCTGCTTGGGGAAGACCAGGAACACATGCAGCTTACCAAGTGCCGTTAGCACGTCAAATTAAAGAAGCACTACAAGTTCCCGTAATGGCAGTCGGCAGACTTGATGACCCAACATTGGCTAATGCTGTTATCGGAAATGAAGAAGCAGATCTTGTCCAAGTTGGAAGAGGGATGCTGCGAAATCCATACTGGACTTTGGAAGCGGCGAAGCAGCTGCGAAAAGAGACTGATGTACCGAAGCAGTATGAAGCTGGATTTTAA
- a CDS encoding transglutaminase family protein has product MQLLCESESLEEYLLESNEVDYTKSIVKEKIGELFNPSQTEIEKVRIAFEFVRDEIAHSWDIQSVQVTCKASEVIAYKEGICYAKSHLLAALLRSQGIPTGFCYQRLMLFDVPEKGYCIHALNAVYLQSMDKWVRLDARGNKKGINAQFSVDKEKLAFITETEKDEIDYPVIYTSPHPDIVAVLNEHADALDMYKHYLPTRI; this is encoded by the coding sequence GTGCAGCTACTATGTGAATCGGAAAGTTTAGAGGAATACCTACTTGAATCAAATGAAGTTGATTACACAAAGTCTATAGTAAAAGAAAAAATAGGAGAACTTTTCAATCCTTCACAAACAGAGATAGAAAAAGTAAGAATTGCGTTTGAGTTTGTTCGAGATGAAATAGCGCATTCCTGGGATATCCAATCAGTGCAGGTTACTTGTAAAGCATCGGAGGTTATAGCGTATAAAGAAGGGATTTGTTACGCAAAATCACATCTTTTGGCTGCTTTGTTACGTTCGCAGGGTATACCAACGGGCTTTTGCTATCAGCGATTAATGTTATTTGACGTACCTGAAAAAGGCTATTGTATCCATGCTTTGAACGCAGTTTATCTGCAATCAATGGATAAGTGGGTAAGGTTAGACGCACGTGGAAATAAGAAAGGGATAAATGCACAATTTTCTGTGGACAAGGAAAAGTTAGCGTTTATTACAGAAACGGAAAAGGACGAAATAGACTATCCAGTAATTTATACGAGTCCTCACCCCGATATTGTTGCTGTATTAAATGAACATGCGGATGCTTTAGACATGTACAAACATTATTTACCCACAAGAATATAA
- a CDS encoding cold-shock protein, whose amino-acid sequence MEQGTVKWFNADKGFGFIEVEGGDDVFVHFSAIQGEGFKSLDEGQRVSFEIEQGQRGPQAVNVNKG is encoded by the coding sequence ATGGAACAAGGTACAGTAAAATGGTTTAACGCAGACAAAGGTTTCGGTTTCATCGAAGTTGAAGGCGGAGACGATGTATTCGTACATTTCAGCGCTATCCAAGGCGAAGGCTTCAAATCTTTAGACGAAGGTCAAAGAGTATCTTTCGAAATCGAACAAGGTCAACGCGGACCTCAAGCTGTTAACGTAAACAAAGGTTAA
- a CDS encoding DUF3139 domain-containing protein, translating to MKRYRWWVSGTGVILLLLISTPFVILYLMNNGNPYTRFWTEKQVPAHLAEQGYTEDDYLEAYWVLPNYRINKDIYTDGFVVRFKDEPNVVYTYGVKRHGKEVVQYCEKEIGEAESDDALQIVKSMDEPSAKHSESTCIDSMGNR from the coding sequence GTGAAAAGATATCGATGGTGGGTCAGTGGAACAGGAGTTATCTTGTTACTGTTAATCAGCACGCCTTTTGTAATTCTTTATCTTATGAATAACGGAAACCCATATACACGCTTTTGGACAGAAAAACAAGTACCAGCGCATCTGGCCGAACAAGGATATACAGAGGATGATTATTTGGAGGCGTACTGGGTTCTGCCTAACTATCGGATAAACAAAGATATTTATACAGATGGCTTTGTTGTTCGGTTTAAAGATGAACCGAATGTCGTCTATACATATGGAGTAAAGCGTCATGGAAAGGAAGTTGTGCAATATTGTGAGAAAGAAATAGGAGAAGCTGAGTCGGATGATGCGTTGCAGATTGTGAAATCAATGGATGAGCCATCTGCGAAGCATAGCGAGAGTACATGCATTGATTCAATGGGTAATAGGTAA
- a CDS encoding MBL fold metallo-hydrolase: MTNSKLTLETDYFSVHALCDGVYAVTAKPGQGTWSNAGFVDLGEELLVFDSHGTPTAGAELRKIAESMTGKKVKYLVNSHYHGDHVFGNQAFNDTVIISTAETQKLCTEKHRLGNLKTEEKVMQQYLLKLKNQIRETEETIKKKSLYKQFDETTRLLADLPRLKLVLPTLLFEQKLTIIGSKRTVELSCLGGGHTPSDTFMYLPADKIVFTGDLVTENLHLPIYDPREFVSILETIKHMDIDTVVPGHGNVGNKDLCNTLADYIKFLIRKAKEAHYRELSLPEFITGYELYEEYKDWGGINGIQTNLSSIFNYYSNDVSRKKQR, encoded by the coding sequence ATGACGAATTCAAAATTAACCTTAGAAACGGATTATTTTTCTGTACATGCTTTATGTGACGGTGTTTATGCAGTAACAGCAAAACCTGGTCAAGGTACATGGAGTAATGCAGGTTTTGTTGATTTAGGAGAAGAACTGCTCGTATTTGATTCTCATGGCACTCCTACAGCCGGTGCAGAGTTACGTAAAATCGCAGAGTCTATGACGGGTAAGAAAGTAAAATACTTAGTAAATAGCCATTATCACGGTGATCACGTATTTGGGAACCAAGCATTTAACGATACGGTAATTATATCAACTGCCGAGACGCAAAAACTGTGTACAGAGAAACACAGGCTTGGAAATCTGAAAACAGAAGAGAAAGTAATGCAGCAGTATTTGCTTAAACTAAAAAATCAAATACGGGAAACGGAAGAAACTATTAAAAAGAAAAGTTTGTATAAACAATTTGATGAAACGACAAGATTACTAGCCGATTTACCTAGGTTAAAGTTGGTGCTGCCTACACTGCTATTTGAGCAAAAACTCACCATAATAGGATCAAAACGAACGGTAGAATTGAGCTGTTTAGGTGGAGGGCATACTCCAAGCGACACTTTCATGTACTTGCCGGCAGATAAAATTGTGTTTACAGGTGACTTGGTAACGGAGAATCTACATTTACCAATATATGATCCTAGAGAATTCGTATCTATACTGGAGACTATTAAACACATGGATATAGATACCGTTGTTCCGGGGCATGGGAATGTGGGCAATAAGGATTTGTGCAACACTTTAGCAGACTACATAAAGTTCTTAATTCGAAAGGCTAAAGAAGCTCATTATAGAGAATTATCGCTTCCAGAATTTATAACTGGATATGAGCTATACGAGGAGTATAAAGATTGGGGAGGCATTAATGGAATACAAACAAACCTTTCTAGTATATTTAATTATTATTCTAATGATGTATCAAGAAAAAAGCAGAGGTGA
- a CDS encoding DUF402 domain-containing protein, with the protein MSEIIHLKSYKYPNIPHYEWEGRLLQKTPDYAMVLCEKGRELKHHTKGITFTIDLTSLEYFFFKEGFTVAMEVGAGEILSFYCNIATPSVWNGDELHYIDLDLDLIKRRKEDWQVIDKDEFESNAVKYGYPPDLKNYALQSLERLQKRIHTASFPFDGSGLVYLSESKR; encoded by the coding sequence ATGAGCGAAATCATACACTTAAAATCTTATAAATATCCAAATATACCTCACTATGAATGGGAAGGACGTTTGCTCCAAAAAACGCCAGATTACGCTATGGTGCTTTGTGAAAAAGGAAGGGAGTTGAAACACCATACGAAAGGTATTACATTTACGATAGACCTCACATCGCTGGAATACTTCTTTTTTAAAGAAGGATTTACTGTCGCGATGGAGGTGGGAGCAGGGGAAATCCTCTCTTTTTATTGCAATATTGCTACGCCGTCGGTATGGAATGGAGATGAACTCCATTATATTGATTTGGATTTAGATTTAATTAAGAGAAGAAAAGAGGATTGGCAAGTTATCGACAAAGATGAATTCGAATCCAATGCTGTAAAATACGGCTATCCTCCTGACCTGAAGAACTATGCTTTACAGTCATTGGAGCGGTTGCAGAAAAGGATCCACACAGCTTCTTTTCCTTTTGACGGTAGTGGATTGGTTTACTTGTCTGAGAGCAAACGGTAA
- a CDS encoding MarR family winged helix-turn-helix transcriptional regulator, with the protein MTNQAFMDEWLALDNLQLKIKKELETVLQKEYSLSIKEFYVLYYLSKAPEKKLRLQQLQELIGLSQSALSRLVGNMEASDCGALQKKECTDDRRGTYTQLTEIGEQKLRRGLEAFHEVLKTNLSAVNSQGIFQQLLQKL; encoded by the coding sequence ATGACAAACCAGGCGTTCATGGATGAGTGGTTGGCACTGGACAACTTACAATTAAAAATAAAAAAAGAACTGGAAACAGTTCTTCAAAAAGAGTATAGCTTATCAATTAAAGAGTTCTACGTTTTATACTATCTTTCCAAAGCTCCTGAAAAAAAGCTTCGTTTACAGCAACTGCAGGAATTGATTGGTCTGAGTCAAAGTGCGTTGTCCAGGCTGGTTGGCAATATGGAAGCGAGCGACTGTGGTGCTTTGCAAAAGAAAGAATGTACAGATGACCGCAGAGGAACATATACGCAGCTAACAGAGATAGGGGAACAAAAACTGCGGCGTGGCTTGGAAGCATTTCATGAAGTGTTAAAGACAAATCTCTCCGCAGTTAATTCGCAAGGTATCTTCCAGCAATTATTGCAGAAGCTATAA